The DNA sequence TCTCAAAGGTATCAAAAAACCAGTTTCAAATAAAAAAGTTCCAGTTTGTAATCTGGGTTCATACCAATAGAATTTAattaatgaaaattttcaaacatGGTGTCAGTTTTTGTCAGATTTCCTACTTAAACAATATTCCAATTTCACTGGGATAACCGGTAATGGATTACGATTATCCATAATAAGATAATTTCTTTTGTTCCCTGCATACTATCTTAATTCTACTTGATCCAAGTCCCCAACAAAAAGTACTATATAACCTTCCTACCTACTAATATAtacttttttgaaaaaaaattgagtGCTTTTTAGGACTTAttttcgaggaccaaaagataataaacaaaaatacatCCTTGAATCATTCAGCACATCATCAGGAATTTAGGATTCTTTAATGGTAAAGCTAATTGGTGTGGAAGATAACAGAAAGTAGAAAAAACTAAATTGGCTCAATAGGCCTCGAGTCTAATCAAATCCAAAACTCAAATTGGATTCAGTTTCACCTGACCTATCCTATTTTGAAATTTGAAAGATATCATCCTTGACGTATATACTAGGAATTCAATACCAATACTACACCTTGTGTTGGTCGTTCATTGAATTTATATAGTGCATCAGGCAGTATACCAGCCATAACTGATATAAGAAAAAAGGAACAAGAGGAAAAAggtggaaaaagaaaaagaaaaaagacaagAGAGGGACAAAGAGGAtaagtaaagaaaaagaaaaaagacaagAGAGGGACaaaactataatattttttttttcaattcctctaggttAACCTAGGTGGATATGAATCAATTACAATTGAAATGTGAAGCCTCAATGATGGAGCAATAAGTGCTCCACGGTCTTCCGAAAAGAGTCCTTGTAGTAATCTTTAGAAAGTTTTCTAGAATGAGAATATCATGAAAGTAAGACACCCATGTGAATTTTGGTCTAGCCTAGTCACTTTAGATGGATCAGAAACTTGTTTGAAATGGATTAGTCAACCTATAATGAGGAGATATAATATCAACATTTGGAAAATAGtaaactcttttacaattatcctTATTGATTATAGTTGATTCACAAACATACCTACAGAAAGATACAAAATCTTAAATACCAAGTTATTGTTTTAAATCAATTCCAAGAAAAACACAACTATTGCATATAAGGACCACAAATCTTAGAAGGCAAAACAATACCAAAATCAGAAAAGAATGGTAAACTTCAAAGCTAGGTAAATTAGCAACCTTTTCGCCTATCAGCCAATGGAATAGTAAAAAATGCTCGATGGaatataaaagataaagaaaTCCAAAGTTTGTAGATGTGGTATCACAAAGTTGTGTGCTTACTAGACAATAAGCATGAAATGGTACCCCAGTATCTTTGACCATTGCAAGAATATATAAGAGGAATTTGTCGGGACTAATCTAATGTTAGAATCTCTCCATTGTACATCCACATTAAAGAAAAACACTGGAAAAAATTTGCTTGTAGTTTATAACATTATTACATATACAGATCAACTTTGCAAATAAACCATCTTTACTATATGAAATCGCTGTAAGTAGGCCATGTGATAAACAAGTTCTTAGATAAAAGCAAAAGAAGAATCACAACAACATCAAGAATAAATATGCTGCCATGGGaagtggaagtgacaactaacagTTGGTACAGCCAATGCTAATCCTGCATTTGTACCCCTCCACAATCTAACAAAGCCTTCCTGCAGATTTTCAACATTAAGATAGAGATATTCAAAGTTGGATCATTGCAGCAATTAAAACAGTTATCATTTATATCCACTAAGCTAGAATACTTACTTGTCTAACAACTTTATATATAACATCTGCTGTTCCCTTGTAGTGAAAACATTCAGGAGGGCAAACTGGTTCAGTACCAAAAACTGCAGCACGAGTGCATGATGGGGAGCatctgaaatccgaaatcatctggGAGAATTATCAACATCATATCAGCCACAAAATATAAGGTGAAAAGGAGAACACATAAATCAACAATAAAAGAAGGTCAGACAGTCTGAAGACAATCTTTTCTAGGAAAAAGTTAAATGAGAATCTATAATATAATTTAGCAATTACAATCTCAACTCTAAAAATTTTTTGTAGGATCCTTCATGACAAAAATACTATTTAGGCTCTCTAGAAATAGCATGTCCGAATGATTTTTATTTTCCCAAAAACCAACTAAAGGTCAATGCTATTCttgtaaaaaaaattcataaaacatttTTCTATTCCCTTTTTAGGTCAACCGATATAGGTAGAGACACATAAATACTCCtcgggcgctaggcgctcgcccaggcgctcgcccgagcaaagagatgcgctaaaatataaaaatatataatataattaattaatataattatttaaaattttaaataaaaatatgctaatttaaataaaaattctagtcgcgagcagagggaaggctcgtgggagggctcgcgagaggcgcgagcagcgggagtcgcgagcagcgggagggctcgcgggaggcgcgagcagggagtcgcgagcagagggaaggctcgcgggagggctcgcgagaggcgcgagcagcaggagggctcgcaggagtcgcgagcagcgggaggcgcgagcagctggagggctcgcgggaggcgcgagcagcgggagtcgcgagcagagggaaggctcgcgggagggctcgcgggagtcgcgagcagcaggagggctcgcgggaggcgcgagcagctggagggctcgcgtgaggcgcgagcagcggcagcgggagcaggagcgacgagcagcgagatcgggagcggcagcggcagcgggttagggttgggtaagggttatatcggtttagttggttcgattgaaccaactaacaaccgaaccaggaccgaaccagacctaaaatcttggttcgatcacttggtttacctaggcgctcgcccgaagcgcccagcgcctgggcttgggcgagcgcccaggcggcgcctgtttgaagcgcgccgcctgggacattagcgaggcgctcgggcctcgcctcgcctagcccgagcgcctaggcgagcacccgagcgcctctttcaatcactgctCCTCGGCAGCATTCATGTTGTCAATTCATGGAACAAAGATGTCCACAAGAAAACAGCAAATGAACCACATCAAATCATCAATATAACATCAAATTAGTATTCAAATCCTAGAAGAAGTATCTGATGCTAGTTCTAACTTTCAATACATTTAATATGAACAGACTTAAGCCATGATATGTGATAGCCAATTCTTATTAAAAGTTTGCTAAATATTGActaaaaacataacatgtataatACATCAGGCAACCAAATTGTCTCAAACAAGATCCTAAACTAAGAGAAATCTCTAGCAGTTGCCAACTACAGTCATCAACCCTACAATAAAAGAACCACTAAGAAGTGAAAGGTCTGCTATGAAGTTCAAGCCAGTAAGTAATGATGTTCTTCCAATATCAACACTCTTCACTTATGACCAAGATAAGGTGTCCGGCATCTTCCCACAAGACTCGAATTTCAGTGCATTCTGAAGTTGTTAAACTTCTCTTTGATTAAGAATGAGAATGAGCAGCTCTAGTCGTATGCAAGCAGCAAAATTAATTGATCGAGTTGAAGGCAATGCTACTAGTCACCTTCCAAATATCAGTCTATCCTAGATAGACATATTCAAGAATGAAAGTGCCTACCACTGAACGATCATCTCCTGTTAACAGTAGCCTTGGAAAATAGGTAATACCGTACCGTGCTTGGGCCAAGGGACGCCATTTGTCTTCCATATGGATGCTGCAAAGGATAGTATGCAACTCCAGCTGCCTGCGCCTGCAACCTTGTCTGCGATTATGAGGTACGACAGTTTCAGGATCCAGAAAAATCCAGAAGGaaagaaccttttttttttttgcactagAAACTCGATTTCAAATGATCCAGAAATAAAAGATGTGAGATGCAATTGCAGTGAGGAAAAAGAAACGACGTCAAATGCTAGTTGACACAGGATAACAAAGAacatggcaaaaaaaaaaaaaaaagccaagaGTCACCTTTGCGACGTCGAGGGGATTCACGAGGACGGCGGAGACCACGGCGGCCCCCGCCGCGGACAGCGCCCTCTCCCCGAAGCCCGTGGAGGGGTCGGGAGAAGAGGATATGATCTGAGGGGATGAAGAAGACGACGACGGCGACGACCGCAACGAGGAGGAAGAGGCATCGGACTTGGGAGAACCAGGGGAGGAGGAGGCCCCGTCGAGGTCTACTCTGGTGGCGGCCGCGATCCACTTAGGCAAGCCATGCCTCGAGCAACCCACCATTTCCAACttcacacctctctctctctctctctctctctcggtgagatccacttacaaccctaGAAAAGACGAAATGGGAGACCAAAAAAAGGATCAAAGAACTGAAAAAGAGAAGACCCAAAACTCTATAAATATCGTTTTAAATTAAGTTTAGTATAATAATCCTTTAAAACTAAAAACTAAAATTATTATCCTACAATAATATTAATAGAAACTTTTGcttgtattaatattttaattatattctaagtattttgtttttaaatatatatatattaaattcagGTAAATAAATTTTAAGATCTTAAATATTAAAACTTTCATATATGTCACTCTTGTTTAAACTCAAGAAAACTAATATTAATcattattatcatattttttttagaaataaaaCATAAAGTGTTGTTTGACCCTTTATATATCCTTTTGAAATGGGTATCAGTTTGTATAATGATCAACTACTTGTTAGTTTTCCAACTTTGTaggaataattatatatatatatatatatatatatgtcaaggAAGGAGGCGGAGAACGGGCCAAGTCAGCCGGCTTCTAGAATGTGGGCACAGCCGATCGAGTGGCTCGGCAGGGGCGTCGGCTCAGACGGAGACCAGCACATCCAATCATCAGTTGCCACGTCAACAAGGAAAAAAGGAACTCCGTCCAATGACTTCGACCTCTGTTTTCACCGCTTATTTGCGTTAGGTGCCAAAAACACAAATCACAAAATCAATTTTGTGATTCAAGAAATAAAATcgtaaaaatcatttttctttttttcctgaaAGAATGCTGCTTCCAACATGTATATAATATATTCATTCTAAatgcaaaaaaaataaatatcatgaaCTATTTTTAAgcaatttttttatatctaatcaTTCAATAAGAACGATATAGTGTGCTGAAGAACAGctcaatttttttatatctaatcattcaatttttttataaatcaacaaACGATATAGCGTGCTGAAGAACAGCTCAAGTttactgttaccggtccgagagtaCTGTAGCAGTACACTGTAACACTGtatcagtgctacagtactcggtacacccagatgtaccgctcggtataccgtaccgtaccgataccgagccaaggtcgaaataccggtacgatacggtattgcgaaccttactATCATCACAGTTTCATGCCCAGAATCACTTGGTACAAATTAAATTTTCCAAGTAATACATACATCTGAAAAGCTTGATTTACATCTTGATCCCATTCAAATAAACAGAGATGTATCTGCAGCAAATAAATGTTCGTTTAAGCCTGAAAAGGTAAAACGTATACCATAAAGAAAGCAAGGATGATCACAATAAGAATCAGAGTTCCAGCACCGTATGGAAACAATCAACAGGTGGCTTGGAAAACAGTGTCCCAATTAGACAGAAAATTTTACTCCATCATCATCTGCTGAAGTCCCTTTGAATATTGTAGCTTTCCCTTTCTGCTCCAGTAATCTCAGAACACGCAGAAGCAAACCCCGATctatcccagcaagctcttgaatGATAGAAAAAGTGGCATGCAAAGTGTCAGCTTATCAGCAAAAGTTGTGATGTTAGAACTTAGAATGACAAAGTAATATGGTTGAATAGGATGTCAATTAGGTGGTCAGAAATGCCAAGTGATCAGGAGAAACAGTGAAATGAGCTAATTATCATCAACATATGTCAAATTAACAGTAAGCACCATAGTAATCATAAAGACACTTTCGTGTGGACAAAGCGACATGAAATGTTTCActcttttgtttaatgaactagaAAATATTGCCCGCGAACCTGAGGGTTGATTAGCACATTGAGGAAGTTATGTTGACATTACCAGTACCGTGTGTTTCAGTTCCTGATCGCATTTCTTCAATGGTCATGACACCATCCTGCAATCCATTGTCTTTCACCTGAACAATGCAGGAGAAAACAACAATAATTAAACACGAATACTCTTCCCTCTTTGCTACTCATGTCTTCCTCTTGTACTCACAAAGTTTAAAATATAATCAGCCCACTCCTGGAGTCTTAACCAAAGCATCAGACATTTCCTATGATCTTTATCCATCCATTCGGCATGACCTGGGAGGAACAGGGTTATCAAACAGAAGTGTACCGTATATGGAAGTTGTTTGCTGTATGATATGTTTGATTTTATTCACACTGCTTAACAAAGTGAACGAAAAATATCTGGAGACGAACCTTCACTTATCAGAGCAGAAAGAAATACCTCCCTTGCCTCATGGCTTAAAGATCCTAAAAGCCCATCGCAAAGTTTTTCGTTAAAAGTAAATCTAGCAATGAGTAGACATGAGAAACTCAAATAACAAGCATCTTTGCAACAGCTAAATTTCAATTTGCAATGGTGAAGGAAAAAACATTAAAATGAATTAGATGAGCAATTTGAATGCTCCAAGAGAAAAACAAAATTATATATCCCACTATGCAAATATAGACCTCAATCTTAATTCCATCACTTGATAATGACCGTGTAATCATATAAAAGGTCGACTAACTTTCAATGACTGGATTGGAAAACAGAGGGAAATCTTCTTCCAATCCTATCACAAAAATCTTTTGACTTCTGCAGTAATCAAGTAGCAGCTGCTTCCATACTTGCACTTGCTTCTCACGTGTTTCCTTCACTGGCTGCAAACTAAAAGCAAAAGAGAGTGAGATTGATGTTTTGACCTCGTTCTGCATAAAGAAGAGTAAAGCTCCATTTATGCACACCGTAAAGCTCCATTTTTGCATACAAAAGTGTGAGTGCAAAAAAACTTTGTAATTCATAACCTAATATAAACTATATGATTTGTTCCTGGGCATTCGCAAGCAACTTTTGACAAGATCATTAGGCATCAAGatagaattatttttatatagcTGAGAAAGCGGAGACAAAGCCACAATATCATATTGCAATTTTTTACAATGCATCAAAACTCAAAAGTAAAAGAGCCATACTAAAGCACAAACATGAAATAATGAAGTAATATCTGGCAAAttagaaagacagattgcaattgAAGAACTACAAAAATGATATATCACATGATCCAGACAGTCAGACAGGAAATCAACACAAGCATAGTAATTTTATGTACAACTCATCCAGCGAATGGTTCGTGGAAGGTATCTTTCGAAGAAAACATTACAGCTAGGATCCAGGAGTGCTAGTTCATGACAAGGCGAACACTGAGATACACAAGATGCTTCAGGTATAAGCAGGCAGTGAATTTGTGCCATGAGAAACTCCTTGCTCCACAATatccaaagcaaaaaaaaaaaagaatgcaacAGGTATTCTTTTTCCTACCAACTGGAGTTATTTCAGAAAGACTTGTCATGGTATGTAATGCTAGGAACAAGTACAATTGAGGAGGAGAGCAATTAAGTGGTAAGTCAGTAATATGATTTATTTGGGAAGGAAGGGTTGCTCCCAATTACGACAAGTCCCATGATGAATTTTAGACCAACAAATATAAAAAAACAGTATGCTTAAATTGAAAGTTGCTATTGAGAACCTGAATCCCTTTGAACGACATCAACATGTTCAAGCATAGATAGAGATCCGATGGAACAAAGCATTTCAGTCAACAAGTATTAGCTTGCAATTAGAGGGAGATTACACCTCTTCAGGACACCAAATGATCCAACTAAGAAGTTCAGACTATTAAAAGTGAAGTCATTACTCTAAACATGTGTGCAAATGATTCTCCCCAGGCGAAATGAAATTTTCTTAAATGATAACACTTTTTCTAGGCAGCAACCAAGCCATAGAAATGgaaattctactattctcatgatATTACTCTCCAACTTATATAAATCAAAAGAAACCACAtgattgattacataagaagaacaGAGAACAACCCATCCATTTAGCGATGCTAATTGTTCTCCTGCTACCAAAAACAATAAGTCGAAAAGGGAATCTAATTGCAAGCAGTCATTTAGTGGATTACGTGAAGAAAGGTGGGAAATTGAAGAACTGAGGCAGCTTAAAGTTCCCTAGTCTCTGCATCTGAGCGCGCGCTCCCCCCAAAACAAGTATATCCTTCTCCTCTTTGTTGCAACCCTGCAGTCAGATCATTCAAACGTCAAATTCCTCCCCAGAAACCAAATCTTGACAATGACATGATACAGATTATAACTATGAATGCGCTCTTGCTACCAATTAGATTCGATATCCGCCGTGGAAGCTGGAATTACTATCCTTCAACAATCGAAGAGAAAGAAGCCCTAAGGGCAAAATAAAGTGGTCGACACCGGTCCGGTTCTTTTAACTCGAATCGCCCGGTTTTCTGATCGAATTTTTGGACCGGATTTGTACTATAAATTGGCTTTTCCCCTCATCTCAATCTTCGTCTTCAGCGCTCCCATAAGCGCCATGGATCGCTTCAAGAACTTGACGAAACTCCaagtggaggtggaggaggagaacgGAGATGGAGGATACGACGGAGAGAAGCCGTTGGAGGCACAAAATGAAGAGGCGGAGGCAAAGGAAGTCGCTGAAGAGATGGGACAATTCACGGGATTGAAGGTCCGGAGGAGGGCCGCGCTCTTCGGCGAGTGCAAGGGGGACTACGTCGGCGTCCCATCCGATCCCTTCCTCCACAGGATCTTGACCAAGCAAGGTTAACTTTACTGTCCGGTTGAATTTTTCCATCTGTTACTTATTTTGTTGCAATATGAATCCCATCTTTCGCCAATTTTTTGGCTTTGTTTATTTCCTGGTGGAGGTTCGTTTTCTTCTGTTGCTCAATCGATTGAATGGTCTACATTGGTGACGAATTTTGGGTCTTTCTGAAGAGATTTGGCATAGATGTAGGGTAATTCGCTGCATGAACATGTCAAAATATTGAAACCACTAGGGTTCTTGATTTGGCTTTGGCCTCCTTGTATTTCGAGTATATGTATTTGGCCTAGTAAATTGATTGTAAAAGAAGTCTTGCCATTTAGGATTTGTTAAAATTATGTTCGATAATTCAACTTCTAATTCAGGAAAATATCATGAAGGTTATTGCATTTTTTGtatcatgaaaaaaataaaatccctaaagtCCGATGGATTCTGGTAGATTATATAATCATCATCAACTTTAAGATTTAGAATTATTAATTTTAGCTGGCAATCATTTAATTATTCAtgtatcttttctcttttttgctgCTATAACTCTAGTATGCTAAAGCTCCTGTTTCTGATACTAATACACCGTTGAATATTCTTTGGGTTTGATACTCCACTGTTACAATATATGCCCAGCATAACTTTTACTAGATTTGGCAGGGATTTCTGCTTTGAGAAAATTCAACTGGAACTAGGTGCTTGATGGATCTGCAAAAGaagttgctctctctctctctctatacatacatacatacatacatacatacatacatatcctTGCATTGATTCAGGtagaatacatacatacatatcctTGCATTGATTCAGGTAGAACTAGATTTGGGTTCTAAGTAGAACTAGATGCAAAGACAGTTAGTTCTATGCATTGATTCAGGTTTATTTTTTTTCCTGTTCATTTGTATGTGCCTGAACATACATACAGATCCTTGCATTGATTCAGGTAGAACTAGATTTGGGTTCTAAGTAGAACTAGATGCAAAGACAGTTAGTTCTATGCATTGATTCAGGTTTATTTTATTTCCTGTTCATTTATATGTGCCTGAATTTCTTGGAGATTAGTCAACAGATCCTTTCTCAATGCTAACAACAGCAtgaaattctaacatgttttttttcttttaatatcttgaaCCCATTTTTTTCAGGATGAACATTTGAGACCTATGTTGAGAAAGGCTAGAATAGTCTGCTGAAATTGACAGAGTTTCATGAAATGATTAAAACTGTTCATTATCTCTGCAGGTGACATTACAGTTCTTTTTGCTGACAAGGTGGTTAAGTTCACTGGATCTGGGAAGATGAAGAAGCATATTTTGCTAATTACAGATTTTGCTATCTATCTTGTTGATCCTGATGCTGATGTCTTAAAAAGGCGAATAGCACTTGCAGCTGTTGAAAAGATATGCTTGAGCAAATTCGATGATAATTTTTTTGCACTCATCGTTCCTACCGAGTATGATTGTCTTATGGCGAGCACAAGAAAAATAGAGATTGCAAATGTGCTAACGGAAGCCACTAAGGGTGCATCTGAGGAAATTGAGGTGGATTTCTCTGACAGGTATTTGTTCCAAACAGCTTCTTATATTGTTTTTTGATGATGAGTCCGTGTGTCATGATAAGGTTGCTCCTTTCGCTACTTGAATACTGAGAGTTTGTCTTGGGAACAACCTCTTGTGCTCCCATGCATTgtgccaaggttcgtcgtactagTCTAAACCGATATATCGATTGATCGATAGTATGGTATAAATTGCTTTGTACCAACATACTGTGTGTCGATACGGTCGGGCATGCCTACTACACGGAAAACTAGCCAAAAATGGCTCTAAAAATTACTAGAAAAAATGTTAGATTAaggtttttaagttaaaaataaatataaatttagtataaatttagcaaaaataatcttaataaggAAAGAATAATTgcatatatctttttcgggcttcgaggagtagctttgtggtaaGTCTCGGACCGTCCTTCCGTTGATATTAAACTATCtgtaaagaaatgatttgaattgttagattatttgttaaataatttaaactttaagattcaaatgaatcaagttatCAATTGATAGATATATTTGGTTCTACCACAAAAA is a window from the Musa acuminata AAA Group cultivar baxijiao chromosome BXJ2-1, Cavendish_Baxijiao_AAA, whole genome shotgun sequence genome containing:
- the LOC135581103 gene encoding vacuolar protein sorting-associated protein 25-like isoform X1 translates to MQRLGNFKLPQFFNFPPFFTLQPVKETREKQVQVWKQLLLDYCRSQKIFVIGLEEDFPLFSNPVIERSLSHEAREVFLSALISEGHAEWMDKDHRKCLMLWLRLQEWADYILNFVKDNGLQDGVMTIEEMRSGTETHGTELAGIDRGLLLRVLRLLEQKGKATIFKGTSADDDGVKFSV
- the LOC135581103 gene encoding vacuolar protein sorting-associated protein 25-like isoform X2, giving the protein MQRLGNFKLPQFFNFPPFFTLQPVKETREKQVQVWKQLLLDYCRSQKIFVIGLEEDFPLFSNPVIERSLSHEAREVFLSALISEGHAEWMDKDHRKCLMLWLRLQEWADYILNFVKDNGLQDGVMTIEEMRSGTETHELAGIDRGLLLRVLRLLEQKGKATIFKGTSADDDGVKFSV
- the LOC135599190 gene encoding uncharacterized protein LOC135599190, producing the protein MDRFKNLTKLQVEVEEENGDGGYDGEKPLEAQNEEAEAKEVAEEMGQFTGLKVRRRAALFGECKGDYVGVPSDPFLHRILTKQGDITVLFADKVVKFTGSGKMKKHILLITDFAIYLVDPDADVLKRRIALAAVEKICLSKFDDNFFALIVPTEYDCLMASTRKIEIANVLTEATKGASEEIEVDFSDRFEYHAADDMVKEVEFEEVNGGIKTRITRKEIQ